One stretch of Glandiceps talaboti chromosome 7, keGlaTala1.1, whole genome shotgun sequence DNA includes these proteins:
- the LOC144437784 gene encoding salivary C-type lectin 2-like isoform X2, which yields MKVYLQVGMWLAFIAFIHIALVNGNESICLDGVSFVLVKEKVSWENAKEDCQSRFEGKLAVLADLNLDGLMKQYLKASDIAQITNVKGIWIGFNDRKKEGEFGWIDGTPWSYTNWHSRPKQPNNNHKRDECHGQDCGQLWKYPRTNPKWEWDDDYCFRKKWYICQLPTLC from the exons ATGAAGGTCTATCTTCAAGTTGGTATGTGGTTGGCTTTCATCGCTTTCATACACATAGCATTG GTCAATGGAAACGAAA GCATTTGTCTAGACGGAGTCTCATTTGTATTAGTAAAAGAGAAAGTATCGTGGGAGAATGCTAAGGAAGACTGTCAATCACGTTTTGAGGGAAAACTTGCAGTTCTTGCAGACTTAAACCTGGATGGCCTCATGAAACAATATCTGAAAGCTAGTGATATTGCACAAATAACCAACGTTAAAGGAATATGGATCGGGTTCAACGATAGAAAAAAAGAAGGAGAGTTTGGATGGATCGATGGAACCCCGTGGAGTTACACAAACTGGCATTCAAGACCCAAGCAACCCAACAACAACCACAAAAGAGACGAGTGCCATGGACAAGATTGTGGACAACTATG GAAATATCCAAGAACTAACCCGAAATGGGAGTGGGATGATGATTATTGTTTCAGAAAAAAgtggtatatttgtcaattaC
- the LOC144437784 gene encoding salivary C-type lectin 2-like isoform X1 — protein sequence MSLNTPFLKIPSGIFQDWKLQLTINITVFENPYQYSGVRTWRRHFGKRDKIHKKIDQARLSLNMKVYLQVGMWLAFIAFIHIALVNGNESICLDGVSFVLVKEKVSWENAKEDCQSRFEGKLAVLADLNLDGLMKQYLKASDIAQITNVKGIWIGFNDRKKEGEFGWIDGTPWSYTNWHSRPKQPNNNHKRDECHGQDCGQLWKYPRTNPKWEWDDDYCFRKKWYICQLPTLC from the exons ATGAGTCTAAACACcccttttttaaaaattccTAGTGGAATCTTCCAGGATTGGAAATTGCAGTTGACAATAAATATAACTGTATTTGAAAATCCTTACCAGTATTCGGGCGTTCGTACGTGGCGTAGACATTTCGGCAAACGTGACAAGATTCACAAGAAGATTGATCAAG CCAGACTCAGTTTAAACATGAAGGTCTATCTTCAAGTTGGTATGTGGTTGGCTTTCATCGCTTTCATACACATAGCATTG GTCAATGGAAACGAAA GCATTTGTCTAGACGGAGTCTCATTTGTATTAGTAAAAGAGAAAGTATCGTGGGAGAATGCTAAGGAAGACTGTCAATCACGTTTTGAGGGAAAACTTGCAGTTCTTGCAGACTTAAACCTGGATGGCCTCATGAAACAATATCTGAAAGCTAGTGATATTGCACAAATAACCAACGTTAAAGGAATATGGATCGGGTTCAACGATAGAAAAAAAGAAGGAGAGTTTGGATGGATCGATGGAACCCCGTGGAGTTACACAAACTGGCATTCAAGACCCAAGCAACCCAACAACAACCACAAAAGAGACGAGTGCCATGGACAAGATTGTGGACAACTATG GAAATATCCAAGAACTAACCCGAAATGGGAGTGGGATGATGATTATTGTTTCAGAAAAAAgtggtatatttgtcaattaC